One Brassica napus cultivar Da-Ae chromosome C4, Da-Ae, whole genome shotgun sequence genomic region harbors:
- the LOC106451191 gene encoding auxin response factor 3, with protein MGGLIDLNVTEEQEEETTPSSGSGSLSPCDSSSSASAFGVSGSSSRSSSSGVCLELWHACAGPLISLPKRGSLVLYFPQGHLEQAPDFSAAIYGLPPHVFCRILDVKLHAETATDEVYAQVSLLPESEDIERKVREEVIDVDGGEEDYVVLKRTNTPHMFCKTLTASDTSTHGGFSVPRRAAEDCFPPLDYTQPRPSQELLARDLHGLEWRFRHIYRGQPRRHLLTTGWSAFVNKKKLVSGDAVLFLRGDDGKLRLGVRRASQIEGASAFSSQYNQNMNHNNFAEVAHAISTNSAFNIYYNPKASWSNFIIPAPKFLKTVDYPFCIGMRFKARVESEDASERRSPGIITGINDLDPIRWPGSKWRCLLVRWDDIEANGHRQQRISPWEIEPSGSISSSGSFITTGPKRSRIGFSSGKPDIPVSGSGATDFEESLRFQRVLQGQEIFHGFINTSSDGGAGARRGRFKGTEFGDSYGFHKVLQGQETVPAYPMMTDQRHQGMSQRNIWCGPFQNFSTRILPPSSVHVSSPLPSSGTNVRLEDHHGGSGRCRLFGFPLRDETTAVGSGMVVGPCVEGQNGSSIRGGVSAVQGNHHGRDIYGMRDMLLDIAL; from the exons ATGGGTGGTTTAATCGATCTGAACGTGACGgaggaacaagaagaagaaacgacACCGTCTTCAGGCTCAgggtctctctctccttgtgaTTCTTCGTCTTCAGCTTCTGCGTTTGGTGTGAGTGGGTCTTCTTCAAGAAGCTCCTCGTCTGGGGTTTGTCTGGAGCTGTGGCACGCTTGCGCTGGACCCCTCATCTCTCTCCCGAAAAGAGGAAGCCTCGTGTTGTATTTCCCTCAGGGACATTTAGAACAAGCCCCCGATTTCTCCGCCGCGATTTACGGGCTCCCTCCTCACGTGTTCTGTCGTATTCTTGATGTCAAGCTTCAC GCAGAGACAGCTACTGATGAAGTGTATGCTCAAGTCTCTCTGCTTCCTGAGTCTGAG GACATTGAGAGGAAGGTGCGTGAGGAAGTGATAGATGTTGATGGTGGAGAGGAGGATTATGTGGTGCTTAAGAGGACTAATACACCTCACATGTTCTGCAAAACACTCACTGCTTCTGATACAAGTACCCATGGAGGCTTCTCTGTTCCTCGCCGTGCTGCTGAGGATTGCTTCCCTCCTCTG GACTATACTCAGCCCAGGCCTTCTCAGGAGCTTCTTGCCAGGGATCTTCATGGCCTGGAGTGGCGTTTTCGCCACATTTATCGAG GACAACCTAGGAGGCATTTGCTCACTACAGGGTGGAGTGCGTTTGTGAACAAGAAGAAGCTTGTCTCTGGTGATGCTGTGCTTTTCCTCAg AGGTGATGATGGAAAACTGCGCTTGGGAGTTAGAAGAGCTTCTCAAATCGAAGGCGCTTCTGCTTTCTCCAGTCAGTATAATCAGAACATGAACCACAACAACTTCGCTGAAGTAGCTCATGCCATTTCCACCAATAGTGCTTTCAACATTTACTACAACCCCAA GGCAAGCTGGTCAAACTTCATAATCCCTGCACCAAAGTTCTTGAAGACTGTTGACTATCCATTTTGTATCGGTATGAGATTCAAAGCAAGGGTTGAGTCTGAAGATGCCTCTGAGAGAAG ATCCCCTGGGATAATAACTGGAATCAACGACTTGGATCCTATCAGGTGGCCTGGTTCTAAATGGAGATGTCTTTTG GTAAGGTGGGACGACATTGAGGCCAATGGGCATCGTCAACAGCGCATCTCACCATGGGAGATAGAACCATCTGGTTCAATCTCCAGTTCAGGCAGCTTCATAACAACTGGTCCCAAGAGAAGCAGGATTGGCTTTTCCTCGGGAAAGCCTGACATCCCTGTCTCTGGTTCTGGTGCCACAGACTTTGAGGAATCTCTAAGATTCCAGAGGGTCTTGCAAGGTCAAGAAATTTTTCACGGTTTCATCAACACCTCTTCGGATGGTGGTGCTGGTGCCAGGAGAGGCCGGTTCAAAGGAACGGAGTTTGGTGACTCTTATGGGTTCCATAAGGTCTTGCAAGGTCAAGAAACGGTTCCCGCTTACCCAATGATGACCGATCAACGGCACCAGGGGATGAGCCAGAGGAACATTTGGTGTGGTCCGTTCCAGAACTTTAGTACACGTATTCTCCCTCCATCTTCGGTCCACGTGTCTTCACCACTACCCTCAAGCGGTACTAACGTGCGTCTGGAAGATCATCACGGAGGTTCAGGGAGGTGCAGGCTGTTTGGTTTCCCGTTGAGGGATGAGACCACGGCGGTTGGGTCTGGGATGGTTGTTGGCCCTTGCGTTGAAGGGCAAAATGGGAGTTCTATAAGAGGTGGTGTTTCTGCTGTTCAAGGCAATCATCATGGAAGGGACATATATGGAATGAGAGATATGTTGCTAGACATTGCTCTCTAG
- the LOC106451190 gene encoding protein NUCLEAR FUSION DEFECTIVE 6, mitochondrial isoform X3, translating into MSAARSFLRSGAGRAAAAAFRSPKPMRSSYKAPKQSPLSHRVFRSPVALSCCVETMLPYHTATASALLNSMLSVSSRRCSVWTLGGEDDN; encoded by the exons ATGTCCGCCGCCAGATCATTCCTCCGCTCCGGTGCCGGCCGAGCCGCCGCTGCAGCATTTCGTTCGCCGAAACCTATGCGGTCTTCGTACAAGGCGCCCAAACAGAGCCCACTCTCTCACCGTGTTTTCAG atcTCCGGTGGCATTGAGCTGCTGCGTGGAGACGATGCTTCCGTACCACACGGCCACTGCTTCCGCCTTGCTCAATTCCATGCTCTCTGTTTCTTCACGTCGCTGCTCCGTTTGGACTCTTGGAG gAGAAGATGATAACTGA
- the LOC106451190 gene encoding protein NUCLEAR FUSION DEFECTIVE 6, mitochondrial isoform X1 translates to MSAARSFLRSGAGRAAAAAFRSPKPMRSSYKAPKQSPLSHRVFRRSPVALSCCVETMLPYHTATASALLNSMLSVSSRRCSVWTLGDIIDDA, encoded by the exons ATGTCCGCCGCCAGATCATTCCTCCGCTCCGGTGCCGGCCGAGCCGCCGCTGCAGCATTTCGTTCGCCGAAACCTATGCGGTCTTCGTACAAGGCGCCCAAACAGAGCCCACTCTCTCACCGTGTTTTCAG aagatcTCCGGTGGCATTGAGCTGCTGCGTGGAGACGATGCTTCCGTACCACACGGCCACTGCTTCCGCCTTGCTCAATTCCATGCTCTCTGTTTCTTCACGTCGCTGCTCCGTTTGGACTCTTGGAG ATATCATTGATGATGCATGA
- the LOC106451190 gene encoding protein NUCLEAR FUSION DEFECTIVE 6, mitochondrial isoform X2, giving the protein MSAARSFLRSGAGRAAAAAFRSPKPMRSSYKAPKQSPLSHRVFRSPVALSCCVETMLPYHTATASALLNSMLSVSSRRCSVWTLGDIIDDA; this is encoded by the exons ATGTCCGCCGCCAGATCATTCCTCCGCTCCGGTGCCGGCCGAGCCGCCGCTGCAGCATTTCGTTCGCCGAAACCTATGCGGTCTTCGTACAAGGCGCCCAAACAGAGCCCACTCTCTCACCGTGTTTTCAG atcTCCGGTGGCATTGAGCTGCTGCGTGGAGACGATGCTTCCGTACCACACGGCCACTGCTTCCGCCTTGCTCAATTCCATGCTCTCTGTTTCTTCACGTCGCTGCTCCGTTTGGACTCTTGGAG ATATCATTGATGATGCATGA
- the BNACNNG05160D gene encoding uncharacterized protein At4g28440, which produces MSSAPTASNTTDNSQQRPPRQRNGPPPPRRQGRNPPPQTRARYQQTNQGLQEKKKPVFVKVDQLKPGTSGHTLTVKVVDQNSVPQKAGAASSHLRPVRIAECLVGDETASILFTARNDQVDLMKPGTTVNLRNAKIDMFKGSMRLAVDKWGRIEVTEPAGITVKEDNNLSLVEYELVNVE; this is translated from the exons ATGTCTTCAGCTCCAACGGCATCGAACACCACCGACAACTCTCAGCAAAGACCACCCCGGCAAAGAAACGGACCGCCTCCGCCGCGGCGACAGGGGAGAAACCCGCCGCCTCAGACGCGTGCTCGGTATCAGCAGACGAATCAGGGCTtgcaggagaagaagaagcctgTGTTCGTCAAGGTGGATCAGCTCAAACCTGGCACGAGCGGTCACACCTTGACTGTTAAAGTCGTCGATCAGAATTCAGTTCCTCAGAAGGCAGGCGCTGCTTCTTCTCACCTCCGACCTGTTAGGATCGCTGAGTGTCTTGTCGGAGACGAGACTGCTTCCATCCTCTTCACCGCTCGCAACGATCAAG TGGACTTGATGAAGCCAGGAACTACTGTGAATCTCCGGAATGCGAAGATAGATATGTTCAAGGGATCCATGAGGCTTGCTGTTGACAAATGGGGTCGCATTGAGGTCACTGAACCGGCTGGCATAACCGTTAAAGAAGATAACAACTTGTCTCTTGTGGAGTACGAGCTAGTTAATGTCGAGTGA
- the LOC106451188 gene encoding protein FRIGIDA-ESSENTIAL 1 isoform X1, whose product MSDSDMDIDDDEVQVQVQPTAAGESRLLARPIEASNSQNDVKKHSDEQLKIINGNLQPNLSGNSGKNPILEGEKGTILPSLRFPAPGQSFPLVNGPEQSKIINGYLQPNLSGSSGKKLMLEGEKDTVLSRFPAPMQTLPPANGPEQKRPAYPCKFFAQGRCTKGNSCRFLHVNENMNRTSQQQVVNNMAGTSGIQSIEERRPLESKEGVRFSMLSTNGVTSLVNPPAGQRVFPFTNEMRFMPSLENMGRGSLQKCGAVFTENRPVFGNSTSSFPLRSSFVQEHGSFITSNRQTDMGSSGPAWTGSVFSSAPLNQYASPFGNFENRNDINESGSLPMEQALSVPSVQDAEVDTTSDKKEVSSNDWEPSEPFRPSFTIPPYILPSSDALYDPFMDIENPEGRSPKAQSSTKGKDAQKKSGQQKDGDSASNDKNSSCSQNQFQETVVRKKLETHGLVEGVATSVVDQNDASATTPSKEISSSAAVENRAVLKRSKPAGHGSWHRSDGSSHQKKLKTDEMDGEVRSDAGTKVMRQFRTAVVETIKDMLKPLWREGRLSKDVHNMIVKRATEKIVSAAVQLHQVPTNNESVEKYLSMSSTRIVKLVEGYVEKFGKPQSKPSGIIKSKAS is encoded by the exons ATGTCTGATTCCGATATGGACATTGACGATGACGAGGTCCAAGTACAGGTACAACCCACAGCTGCGGGAGAATCTCGATTGCTTGCTAGACCAATCGAAGCTTCCAATTCCCAGAACG ATGTGAAGAAGCATTCAGATGAGCAATTAAAGATCATAAATGGAAACTTACAACCTAATCTTTCTGGGAATAGTGGGAAGAATCCAATTCTGGAAGGTGAAAAAGGCACAATTTTACCAAG TCTCAGATTTCCTGCTCCGGGACAAAGCTTTCCGTTGGTGAATGGACCAGAACAATCAAAGATCATAAACGGATACTTACAACCTAATCTTTCTGGGAGTAGTGGGAAGAAACTTATGCTGGAAGGTGAAAAAGACACAGTTTTATCAAG GTTTCCTGCTCCGATGCAAACCCTTCCGCCGGCAAATGGACCAGAACAAAAACGTCCGGCATATCCCTGCAAGTTTTTTGCTCAAGGGCGGTGTACCAAAGGGAACTCCTGCAGGTTCCTTCATGTGAATGAGAATATGAATCGGACTAGTCAGCAACAGGTGGTGAATAATATGGCTGGAACTAGCGGTATCCAGTCTATTGAAG AAAGAAGACCGTTGGAGAGCAAAGAAGGTGTAAGATTCTCCATGTTAAGCACAAATGGCGTGACATCTTTGGTGAATCCCCCGGCTGGTCAGAGAGTTTTCCCTTTCACGAACGAGATGCGCTTTATGCCTTCATTGGAAAACATGGGAAGAGGGAGTCTGCAAAAGTGTGGTGCTGTTTTCACTGAGAACAGGCCTGTATTTGGTAATAGCACCAGTTCCTTCCCATTGAGAAGCAGCTTTGTTCAAGAACATGGATCTTTTATCACTTCAAATAGACAAACAGACATGGGATCTTCTGGACCAGCGTGGACAGGATCCGTGTTCAGTTCTGCTCCTCTGAACCAGTATGCTTCTCCCTTTGGGAATTTTGAAAACAGGAATGATATAAATGAATCTGGATCACTACCAATGGAGCAAGCGTTATCTGTTCCATCCGTTCAAGATGCAGAAGTCGACACGACTAGCGACAAAAAGGAAGTTTCTTCAAATGATTGGGAACCTTCTGAACCTTTTCGACCATCTTTCACAATTCCTCCCTATATACTTCCCTCGTCTGATGCCCTCTACGACCCTTTCATGGATATAGAGAATCCAGAAGGCAGATCTCCTAAAGCTCAATCGTCAACTAAAGGGAAAGATGCACAGAAAAAGTCCGGCCAGCAGAAAGATGGTGATTCTGCTAGTAATGATAAAAACAGTTCATGCAGCCAAAATCAATTCCAAGAAACTGTGGTGAGAAAAAAATTGGAAACACATGGATTAGTGGAAGGAGTGGCTACTTCAGTGGTTGATCAAAATGATGCAAGTGCAACAACACCAAGCAAAGAGATATCTTCATCGGCGGCTGTTGAGAATAGAGCTGTCTTGAAAAGAAGCAAACCTGCAGGGCATGGATCTTGGCATAGAAGTGATGGGTCATCACATCAAAAGAAGTTGAAAACAGATGAGATGGATGGGGAAGTGAGGTCGGACGCAGGAACAAAAGTAATGAGACAGTTCAGGACAGCAGTTGTGGAAACCATTAAAGATATGTTGAAACCGTTGTGGCGTGAAGGCCGTCTTAGCAAAGATGTGCATAACATGATAGTTAAAAGAGCTACTGAAAAGATAGTCAGTGCTGCTGTCCAGTTACATCAGGTGCCGACTAACAACGAATCAGTTGAGAAATATCTTAGTATGTCTTCAACCAGAATTGTGAAGCTGGTAGAG GGGTATGTCGAGAAGTTTGGTAAACCCCAGTCTAAACCCTCAGGTATCATCAAATCAAAAGCCAGTTAA
- the LOC106451188 gene encoding protein FRIGIDA-ESSENTIAL 1 isoform X2 — translation MLEGEKDTVLSRFPAPMQTLPPANGPEQKRPAYPCKFFAQGRCTKGNSCRFLHVNENMNRTSQQQVVNNMAGTSGIQSIEERRPLESKEGVRFSMLSTNGVTSLVNPPAGQRVFPFTNEMRFMPSLENMGRGSLQKCGAVFTENRPVFGNSTSSFPLRSSFVQEHGSFITSNRQTDMGSSGPAWTGSVFSSAPLNQYASPFGNFENRNDINESGSLPMEQALSVPSVQDAEVDTTSDKKEVSSNDWEPSEPFRPSFTIPPYILPSSDALYDPFMDIENPEGRSPKAQSSTKGKDAQKKSGQQKDGDSASNDKNSSCSQNQFQETVVRKKLETHGLVEGVATSVVDQNDASATTPSKEISSSAAVENRAVLKRSKPAGHGSWHRSDGSSHQKKLKTDEMDGEVRSDAGTKVMRQFRTAVVETIKDMLKPLWREGRLSKDVHNMIVKRATEKIVSAAVQLHQVPTNNESVEKYLSMSSTRIVKLVEGYVEKFGKPQSKPSGIIKSKAS, via the exons ATGCTGGAAGGTGAAAAAGACACAGTTTTATCAAG GTTTCCTGCTCCGATGCAAACCCTTCCGCCGGCAAATGGACCAGAACAAAAACGTCCGGCATATCCCTGCAAGTTTTTTGCTCAAGGGCGGTGTACCAAAGGGAACTCCTGCAGGTTCCTTCATGTGAATGAGAATATGAATCGGACTAGTCAGCAACAGGTGGTGAATAATATGGCTGGAACTAGCGGTATCCAGTCTATTGAAG AAAGAAGACCGTTGGAGAGCAAAGAAGGTGTAAGATTCTCCATGTTAAGCACAAATGGCGTGACATCTTTGGTGAATCCCCCGGCTGGTCAGAGAGTTTTCCCTTTCACGAACGAGATGCGCTTTATGCCTTCATTGGAAAACATGGGAAGAGGGAGTCTGCAAAAGTGTGGTGCTGTTTTCACTGAGAACAGGCCTGTATTTGGTAATAGCACCAGTTCCTTCCCATTGAGAAGCAGCTTTGTTCAAGAACATGGATCTTTTATCACTTCAAATAGACAAACAGACATGGGATCTTCTGGACCAGCGTGGACAGGATCCGTGTTCAGTTCTGCTCCTCTGAACCAGTATGCTTCTCCCTTTGGGAATTTTGAAAACAGGAATGATATAAATGAATCTGGATCACTACCAATGGAGCAAGCGTTATCTGTTCCATCCGTTCAAGATGCAGAAGTCGACACGACTAGCGACAAAAAGGAAGTTTCTTCAAATGATTGGGAACCTTCTGAACCTTTTCGACCATCTTTCACAATTCCTCCCTATATACTTCCCTCGTCTGATGCCCTCTACGACCCTTTCATGGATATAGAGAATCCAGAAGGCAGATCTCCTAAAGCTCAATCGTCAACTAAAGGGAAAGATGCACAGAAAAAGTCCGGCCAGCAGAAAGATGGTGATTCTGCTAGTAATGATAAAAACAGTTCATGCAGCCAAAATCAATTCCAAGAAACTGTGGTGAGAAAAAAATTGGAAACACATGGATTAGTGGAAGGAGTGGCTACTTCAGTGGTTGATCAAAATGATGCAAGTGCAACAACACCAAGCAAAGAGATATCTTCATCGGCGGCTGTTGAGAATAGAGCTGTCTTGAAAAGAAGCAAACCTGCAGGGCATGGATCTTGGCATAGAAGTGATGGGTCATCACATCAAAAGAAGTTGAAAACAGATGAGATGGATGGGGAAGTGAGGTCGGACGCAGGAACAAAAGTAATGAGACAGTTCAGGACAGCAGTTGTGGAAACCATTAAAGATATGTTGAAACCGTTGTGGCGTGAAGGCCGTCTTAGCAAAGATGTGCATAACATGATAGTTAAAAGAGCTACTGAAAAGATAGTCAGTGCTGCTGTCCAGTTACATCAGGTGCCGACTAACAACGAATCAGTTGAGAAATATCTTAGTATGTCTTCAACCAGAATTGTGAAGCTGGTAGAG GGGTATGTCGAGAAGTTTGGTAAACCCCAGTCTAAACCCTCAGGTATCATCAAATCAAAAGCCAGTTAA
- the LOC106453495 gene encoding zinc finger BED domain-containing protein RICESLEEPER 2-like: MMKEVWSLDVSTRWNSTFLMLSRALKFRNALSHLADVEESYVSFPSYSEWRRVEMLSELLKPFSEITDLISGSSYPTSNLYFNEIWMIERRLANVRSKIYKLFGAYKKNQRNSSAATTSQGETHDVPAGYGGFYAFFSQKAVDSGKSALGIYLDEPLLDYAAHKKLNVLHYWRDNSARFRELATMAREVLSIPITTVASESSFSIGSRVLNKYRSCLLPTNVQALVCTRNWLKGFPAMGDEKTEEEKEEKEEEEKEKEKEEESGESTDLS, encoded by the exons ATGATGAAGGAGGTCTGGTCTTTAGATGTAAGCACACGCTGGAATTCTACTTTCCTCATGCTTTCTAGAGCTTTAAAGTTCAGAAATGCACTAAGTCACTTGGCAGATGTAGAAGAAAGTTATGTGAGTTTTCCCTCTTATTCTGAGTGGAGGAGAGTGGAAATGTTATCCGAGCTTTTGAAACCATTTTCGGAGATTACTGATTTGATTTCGGGTTCCTCATACCCAACATCAAATTTGTATTTCAATGAAATTTGGATGATTGAGAGAAGGTTGGCTAATGTTCGTTCAAAGATCTATAAGTTGTTTGGAGCTtacaagaaaaaccagagaaacaGTAGTGCTGCAACAACTTCACAAGGAGAAACACACGATGTTCCAGCCGGTTATGGG GGATTCTACGCCTTCTTTTCTCAGAAAGCTGTTGACAGTGGCAAGTCTGCTCTCGGCATATATCTGGATGAGCCATTGCTTGACTACGCCGCTCACAAGAAACTAAATGTGTTACATTACTGGAGAGACAATTCGGCTCGGTTCAGAGAGTTAGCAACAATGGCACGAGAGGTTTTGAGTATACCCATAACAACTGTGGCTTCAGAATCTTCATTTAGCATAGGTAGTAGAGTGCTCAACAAGTATAGGAGTTGTCTTCTACCCACTAATGTCCAAGCCTTGGTCTGTACTAGAAACTGGTTAAAAGGGTTTCCAGCAATGG GTGATGAGAAgacagaagaggagaaagaggagaaagaggaagaagagaaagagaaggaaaaagAGGAAGAGAGTGGAGAGTCCACAGACTTGAGTTGA